A stretch of Lysinibacillus agricola DNA encodes these proteins:
- a CDS encoding nitroreductase family protein has translation MTVIEALKNRRAIRNYTTQPVEKEKIEQILQAATYAPNDRMREPWHFYVIQDDAMKRYEEMASTYLQERFPTKPNLVESSLKVVQTTPVAIVVTADIVEDDTDATADNVFAVSSAIMSMWLAAEELGLGFVWRTRGVGLVHDPRMHAFIGASESQKVVGTIFIGYPEEQELKDKKRTPFEEKTTWL, from the coding sequence AAATCGTCGTGCGATTCGCAATTACACGACACAGCCTGTTGAAAAAGAGAAAATCGAGCAAATTTTACAAGCTGCCACTTATGCTCCAAATGACCGTATGCGTGAGCCTTGGCATTTTTATGTTATTCAAGACGATGCGATGAAACGCTATGAGGAAATGGCAAGTACTTATTTACAGGAGCGATTCCCAACAAAGCCAAATTTAGTAGAAAGCTCATTAAAGGTTGTGCAAACAACACCTGTTGCCATTGTTGTAACGGCAGATATTGTGGAAGACGATACTGATGCGACAGCAGATAATGTCTTTGCTGTAAGCAGTGCCATTATGTCCATGTGGCTTGCCGCAGAGGAGCTAGGGCTTGGCTTTGTATGGCGTACACGCGGTGTAGGACTTGTTCATGATCCACGTATGCATGCATTCATTGGCGCAAGTGAATCACAAAAGGTAGTAGGAACAATCTTTATTGGCTATCCAGAAGAGCAGGAGCTTAAAGACAAGAAACGTACCCCATTTGAAGAAAAAACAACATGGCTTTAA
- a CDS encoding cob(I)yrinic acid a,c-diamide adenosyltransferase, with protein MARKGLFLVYTGEGKGKTTASLGVTLRAVGRGLNVRYMQFIKSPERTYGEQIALRKLGVEMEQMGIGFTWTKTPEEHRAALAKAWKKTKAALQDDSIDVLVLDELNNALAITKFPIDDVLPLAEVIEAIQQRPSTMHLVVTGRSANPALVAMADLVSSIDATKHYYDEGIPAVKGLEF; from the coding sequence ATGGCTAGAAAAGGCTTATTTTTAGTATATACAGGTGAAGGGAAGGGCAAAACAACAGCTTCTCTTGGTGTCACATTACGCGCAGTTGGTCGTGGCCTCAATGTCCGTTATATGCAGTTCATTAAATCACCAGAGCGTACATACGGAGAGCAAATTGCTCTTCGTAAACTTGGCGTAGAAATGGAGCAAATGGGAATCGGCTTTACATGGACAAAAACGCCTGAGGAGCATCGTGCTGCTTTAGCAAAGGCATGGAAGAAAACAAAGGCCGCCCTGCAAGACGACAGTATTGATGTACTCGTATTAGATGAGCTCAACAATGCGCTTGCTATCACAAAATTCCCGATTGATGATGTACTCCCATTAGCTGAAGTCATTGAAGCCATTCAACAGCGTCCATCTACAATGCATCTAGTTGTAACAGGGCGTAGCGCAAATCCAGCGCTCGTAGCTATGGCAGATTTAGTATCATCAATCGATGCGACAAAGCATTATTATGACGAAGGAATTCCAGCTGTCAAAGGTCTAGAATTCTAA
- a CDS encoding cobyric acid synthase — MPAKSIMIQGTASDVGKSMICTALCRIFSDDGLKVVPFKSQNMALNSFVTQDGGEIGRAQGVQAEAARVVATTDMNPILLKPKQDMVSEVIVHGKHFLNMDAKSYRNKFVQEAMPIVEKSVRTLQNTYDVIVLEGAGSPAEINLKDRDIANMRMAHLADAAVVLVADIDRGGVFASIVGTLALLDDVERARVKGLIINKFRGMRELLDDGIEWVERETGIPVLGVVPYVDVNIEAEDSLALSSLRFKKPKPGEFSVDVAMIRLPRISNFTDVDPFFDEPEVGVRLIGDVNELGTPDLLILPGTKSTMDDLVWLKTQGFDQAIPNLRQQGTKIIGICGGFQMLGETLLDPDAVEGNGDSAQGLGLLPMETIFVGDKKTVQMTGTRGQDTFTGYEIHLGRTKILRDEVSPFLQLADGREDGAVSADEQVIGTYFHGLFHNRAFTRQLVNDIRLKKGLTTLPSDVKSDAERREDAYNMLAKHVRANLDMKKVYEIMNIEVPV; from the coding sequence ATGCCAGCAAAATCTATCATGATTCAAGGAACGGCTTCTGATGTTGGGAAAAGTATGATTTGTACTGCGCTATGCCGTATTTTTTCGGATGATGGGCTAAAGGTAGTACCGTTTAAATCGCAAAATATGGCCCTTAATTCGTTTGTAACTCAAGATGGTGGAGAAATCGGCCGTGCGCAGGGTGTACAAGCAGAGGCTGCACGTGTTGTCGCAACTACGGATATGAATCCTATATTGCTAAAACCGAAGCAGGATATGGTATCTGAAGTGATTGTTCATGGCAAGCATTTTTTAAATATGGATGCCAAAAGCTATCGCAATAAATTCGTACAAGAAGCGATGCCAATCGTAGAAAAGTCGGTACGAACTTTACAAAATACATATGATGTTATTGTACTTGAAGGAGCGGGAAGCCCTGCAGAAATTAATTTAAAGGACCGTGATATAGCAAATATGCGCATGGCTCATTTAGCAGATGCAGCTGTTGTGTTAGTTGCTGATATCGATCGGGGTGGAGTATTTGCATCGATTGTTGGAACACTCGCATTGCTTGACGATGTAGAGCGTGCACGTGTAAAAGGGTTGATCATCAATAAATTCAGAGGGATGCGTGAATTACTCGATGATGGTATTGAGTGGGTAGAGCGTGAAACTGGTATTCCTGTACTTGGTGTTGTGCCGTATGTAGATGTCAATATTGAGGCTGAGGATTCGCTAGCACTATCTTCATTGCGCTTTAAAAAACCAAAGCCTGGGGAATTCTCAGTCGATGTAGCTATGATTCGTTTACCGCGCATTTCCAACTTTACGGATGTTGATCCATTTTTCGATGAGCCAGAGGTTGGTGTACGGTTAATTGGCGATGTCAATGAGCTTGGTACGCCTGACTTACTGATACTACCTGGAACAAAAAGTACAATGGATGATTTAGTGTGGTTAAAGACACAAGGCTTCGATCAAGCCATACCTAATTTACGCCAACAAGGGACCAAAATTATTGGAATTTGTGGTGGCTTCCAAATGCTTGGCGAAACGTTACTAGACCCAGATGCAGTAGAAGGAAATGGAGATTCAGCGCAAGGTCTAGGGTTATTGCCAATGGAAACTATTTTCGTTGGTGATAAAAAAACGGTTCAAATGACAGGAACAAGAGGACAAGATACGTTTACTGGCTATGAGATTCATCTTGGACGTACAAAAATTTTGCGTGACGAAGTCTCACCATTTTTACAACTTGCAGATGGGCGGGAAGATGGGGCAGTAAGTGCTGACGAACAAGTTATCGGAACATATTTCCATGGTTTATTCCATAATCGCGCCTTTACACGACAGCTTGTCAATGACATACGCCTGAAAAAAGGGCTGACTACTTTACCAAGTGATGTAAAAAGTGACGCAGAACGTAGAGAGGACGCTTACAATATGCTGGCAAAGCATGTGCGCGCTAATCTCGATATGAAAAAAGTATACGAAATTATGAATATAGAGGTACCCGTATGA